A genomic region of Nymphaea colorata isolate Beijing-Zhang1983 chromosome 2, ASM883128v2, whole genome shotgun sequence contains the following coding sequences:
- the LOC116248776 gene encoding pyrophosphate-energized vacuolar membrane proton pump-like isoform X3 encodes MVSLLHFGESPETLIIMGPIWNTLDRLRLSLDRQPSEGGIAEALLGHEEEEGVDASVVVTKCCEIQNAISIGATSFLFTQYKYLGVFMVVFGAIIFLFLGSVKGFSTQPEPCAYDEQKLCKPALANAVFSTIAFLLGALTSVFSGFLGMKIATYANARTTLEARKGVNRAFVVAFRSGSVMGFLLAANGLLVLFVAIYLFKLYYGDDWEGLYEAITGYGLGGSSMALFGRVGGGIYTKAADVGADLVGKVEKNIPEDDPRNPAVIADNVGDNVGDIAGMGSDLFGSYAESSCAALFVASISSFGVDHDFTAMSFPLLVSSMGILVCMITTLLTTQLFEIKTEKEIEPMLKRQLIISTVLMTIGIAIVCLIALPSTFELFDLGAKKTVKNWHLFFAVSIGLWMGLIIGYITEYFTSNAYRPVRDVADSCRTGAATNVIFGLALGYKSVIIPIFAIAVAIYVSFTLAAMYGVAMAALGMLSTIAIGLTIDAYGPISDNAGGIAEMAGMSREIRRRTDALDAAGNTTAAIGKGFAIGSAALVSLALFGAFVSRASLKTVDLLSAKVFIGLIVGAMLPYWFSSMTMKSVGSAALKMVEEVRRQFNTTPGLMEGHVKPDYANCVRISTDASLREMIPPGALVLLSPLIAGTFFGVETLSGLLAGALVSGVQVAISASNTGGAWDNAKKYIEAGSTDHARALGPKGSDAHKAAVIGDTVGDPLKDTSGPSLNILIKLMAVESLVFAPFFAAHGGLLFKYL; translated from the exons ATGGTTTCTCTTCTCCATTTTGGCGAATCTCCTGAAACTTTAATTATTATGGGGCCCATCTGGAATACCCTAGATCGTTTAAG GCTTTCTCTGGACCGCCAACCATCGGAAGGAGGGATTGCAGAGGCGTTGTTGGGACACGAAGAGGAAGAGGGTGTCGATGCCAGCGTGGTCGTGACTAAGTGCTGTGAGATTCAGAATGCCATTTCCATAG GAGCAACGTCCTTCTTGTTCACCCAATACAAGTATCTTGGTGTTTTCATGGTTGTTTTTGGCGCAATTATATTCTTGTTCCTCGGTTCAGTGAAAGGCTTTAGCACACAGCCAGAACCGTGTGCCTATGATGAACAGAAGCTGTGCAAACCTGCACTTGCAAATGCTGTATTCAGCACCATTGCGTTCCTTCTCGGGGCCTTAACCTCTGtattttctggttttcttgGCATGAAGATTGCAACATATGCAAATGCAAGGACTACACTAGAAGCAAGAAAGGGGGTTAACAGAGCTTTTGTTGTGGCCTTCAGGTCTGGTTCTGTCATGGGTTTCCTGCTTGCTGCCAATGGACTATTGGTACTCTTTGTTGCAATTTATCTGTTTAAATTGTACTACGGGGATGACTGGGAGGGCCTTTATGAAGCAATTACTGGCTATGGCCTTGGTGGTTCTTCAATGGCCCTATTTGGTAGAGTAGGTGGTGGGATATATACTAAAGCTGCAGATGTTGGTGCTGACCTTGTTGGCAAGGTGGAGAAAAATATTCCTGAAGATGATCCACGTAACCCAGCT GTTATTGCAGATAATGTTGGTGACAATGTTGGAGATATCGCAGGGATGGGTTCAGATCTGTTTGGCTCTTATGCGGAATCGTCTTGTGCTGCCCTTTTTGTTGCCTCAATATCATCATTTGGTGTTGACCATGACTTCACTGCTATGTCCTTTCCATTGCTTGTCAGTTCTATGGGTATCCTGGTTTGCATGATCACCACATTGCTTACCACACAGTTATTTGagataaaaactgaaaaagaaattgaaccTATGTTGAAGCGTCAGCTTATTATATCCACTGTGCTGATGACTATTGGCATTGCCATAGTTTGCCTTATTGCTCTGCCATCAACTTTTGAATTATTTGATCTTGGTGCCAAAAAGACTGTGAAGAACTG GCATCTGTTCTTTGCTGTTTCCATTGGATTATGGATGGGCTTAATTATCGGGTACATAACAGAGTACTTCACAAGCAATGCTTACAG GCCTGTCCGTGATGTGGCTGATTCATGCCGAACAGGAGCAGCAACAAATGTAATTTTTGGGCTGGCTCTTGGTTACAAATCAGTAATCATTCCAATTTTTGCAATTGCAGTTGCAATTTATGTTAGTTTCACTTTGGCTGCAATGTATGGAGTTGCCATGGCTGCTCTAGGGATGCTCAGCACAATTGCTATTGGGCTCACAATCGATGCATATGGTCCAATAAGTGACAATGCTGGTGGGATAGCAGAAATGGCTGGAATGAGCCGAGAAATCCGCCGTCGTACTGATGCACTTGATGCAGCTGGTAATACAACTGCTGCCATTGGGAAG GGTTTTGCTATTGGATCAGCTGCCCTTGTATCCCTTGCTCTATTTGGAGCTTTTGTGAGCCGAGCTAGCCTGAAAACAGTTGATCTGCTGTCTGCTAAGGTTTTCATTGGTTTAATTGTGGGTGCTATGCTTCCTTACTGGTTCTCATCCATGACGATGAAGAGTGTTGGGAGTGCTGCTTTAAAAATGGTTGAAGAAGTTCGCCGACAATTTAACACCACTCCAGGACTAATGGAAGGCCATGTAAAGCCTGATTATGCGAACTGTGTGAGAATTTCCACTGATGCTTCACTTAGAGAAATGATACCACCAGGTGCACTGGTTTTGCTATCACCATTGATTGCTGGCACTTTCTTTGGAGTTGAAACTCTGTCGGGCCTTTTGGCTGGTGCCCTTGTTTCTGGTGTGCAG GTTGCAATATCAGCTTCTAACACAGGCGGTGCCTGGGATAATGCCAAGAAATATATAGAG GCTGGTTCAACTGATCATGCTAGAGCTTTGGGCCCAAAGGGGTCTGACGCACACAAAGCAGCAGTGATTGGTGACACGGTTGGTGATCCACTCAAGGATACTTCTGGTCCTTCTCTAAACATCTTGATCAAGCTCATGGCAGTTGAATCATTGGTGTTTGCACCATTCTTTGCTGCACATGGAGGATTGCTCTTTAAATATCTTTAG
- the LOC116248776 gene encoding pyrophosphate-energized vacuolar membrane proton pump-like isoform X1 — protein sequence MVSLLHFGESPETLIIMGPIWNTLDRLRMARLKNLLGKSISRAHRLSLDRQPSEGGIAEALLGHEEEEGVDASVVVTKCCEIQNAISIGATSFLFTQYKYLGVFMVVFGAIIFLFLGSVKGFSTQPEPCAYDEQKLCKPALANAVFSTIAFLLGALTSVFSGFLGMKIATYANARTTLEARKGVNRAFVVAFRSGSVMGFLLAANGLLVLFVAIYLFKLYYGDDWEGLYEAITGYGLGGSSMALFGRVGGGIYTKAADVGADLVGKVEKNIPEDDPRNPAVIADNVGDNVGDIAGMGSDLFGSYAESSCAALFVASISSFGVDHDFTAMSFPLLVSSMGILVCMITTLLTTQLFEIKTEKEIEPMLKRQLIISTVLMTIGIAIVCLIALPSTFELFDLGAKKTVKNWHLFFAVSIGLWMGLIIGYITEYFTSNAYRPVRDVADSCRTGAATNVIFGLALGYKSVIIPIFAIAVAIYVSFTLAAMYGVAMAALGMLSTIAIGLTIDAYGPISDNAGGIAEMAGMSREIRRRTDALDAAGNTTAAIGKGFAIGSAALVSLALFGAFVSRASLKTVDLLSAKVFIGLIVGAMLPYWFSSMTMKSVGSAALKMVEEVRRQFNTTPGLMEGHVKPDYANCVRISTDASLREMIPPGALVLLSPLIAGTFFGVETLSGLLAGALVSGVQVAISASNTGGAWDNAKKYIEAGSTDHARALGPKGSDAHKAAVIGDTVGDPLKDTSGPSLNILIKLMAVESLVFAPFFAAHGGLLFKYL from the exons ATGGTTTCTCTTCTCCATTTTGGCGAATCTCCTGAAACTTTAATTATTATGGGGCCCATCTGGAATACCCTAGATCGTTTAAG GATGGCCCGCCTCAAAAATCTATTGGGTAAGTCAATTTCAAGGGCACACAG GCTTTCTCTGGACCGCCAACCATCGGAAGGAGGGATTGCAGAGGCGTTGTTGGGACACGAAGAGGAAGAGGGTGTCGATGCCAGCGTGGTCGTGACTAAGTGCTGTGAGATTCAGAATGCCATTTCCATAG GAGCAACGTCCTTCTTGTTCACCCAATACAAGTATCTTGGTGTTTTCATGGTTGTTTTTGGCGCAATTATATTCTTGTTCCTCGGTTCAGTGAAAGGCTTTAGCACACAGCCAGAACCGTGTGCCTATGATGAACAGAAGCTGTGCAAACCTGCACTTGCAAATGCTGTATTCAGCACCATTGCGTTCCTTCTCGGGGCCTTAACCTCTGtattttctggttttcttgGCATGAAGATTGCAACATATGCAAATGCAAGGACTACACTAGAAGCAAGAAAGGGGGTTAACAGAGCTTTTGTTGTGGCCTTCAGGTCTGGTTCTGTCATGGGTTTCCTGCTTGCTGCCAATGGACTATTGGTACTCTTTGTTGCAATTTATCTGTTTAAATTGTACTACGGGGATGACTGGGAGGGCCTTTATGAAGCAATTACTGGCTATGGCCTTGGTGGTTCTTCAATGGCCCTATTTGGTAGAGTAGGTGGTGGGATATATACTAAAGCTGCAGATGTTGGTGCTGACCTTGTTGGCAAGGTGGAGAAAAATATTCCTGAAGATGATCCACGTAACCCAGCT GTTATTGCAGATAATGTTGGTGACAATGTTGGAGATATCGCAGGGATGGGTTCAGATCTGTTTGGCTCTTATGCGGAATCGTCTTGTGCTGCCCTTTTTGTTGCCTCAATATCATCATTTGGTGTTGACCATGACTTCACTGCTATGTCCTTTCCATTGCTTGTCAGTTCTATGGGTATCCTGGTTTGCATGATCACCACATTGCTTACCACACAGTTATTTGagataaaaactgaaaaagaaattgaaccTATGTTGAAGCGTCAGCTTATTATATCCACTGTGCTGATGACTATTGGCATTGCCATAGTTTGCCTTATTGCTCTGCCATCAACTTTTGAATTATTTGATCTTGGTGCCAAAAAGACTGTGAAGAACTG GCATCTGTTCTTTGCTGTTTCCATTGGATTATGGATGGGCTTAATTATCGGGTACATAACAGAGTACTTCACAAGCAATGCTTACAG GCCTGTCCGTGATGTGGCTGATTCATGCCGAACAGGAGCAGCAACAAATGTAATTTTTGGGCTGGCTCTTGGTTACAAATCAGTAATCATTCCAATTTTTGCAATTGCAGTTGCAATTTATGTTAGTTTCACTTTGGCTGCAATGTATGGAGTTGCCATGGCTGCTCTAGGGATGCTCAGCACAATTGCTATTGGGCTCACAATCGATGCATATGGTCCAATAAGTGACAATGCTGGTGGGATAGCAGAAATGGCTGGAATGAGCCGAGAAATCCGCCGTCGTACTGATGCACTTGATGCAGCTGGTAATACAACTGCTGCCATTGGGAAG GGTTTTGCTATTGGATCAGCTGCCCTTGTATCCCTTGCTCTATTTGGAGCTTTTGTGAGCCGAGCTAGCCTGAAAACAGTTGATCTGCTGTCTGCTAAGGTTTTCATTGGTTTAATTGTGGGTGCTATGCTTCCTTACTGGTTCTCATCCATGACGATGAAGAGTGTTGGGAGTGCTGCTTTAAAAATGGTTGAAGAAGTTCGCCGACAATTTAACACCACTCCAGGACTAATGGAAGGCCATGTAAAGCCTGATTATGCGAACTGTGTGAGAATTTCCACTGATGCTTCACTTAGAGAAATGATACCACCAGGTGCACTGGTTTTGCTATCACCATTGATTGCTGGCACTTTCTTTGGAGTTGAAACTCTGTCGGGCCTTTTGGCTGGTGCCCTTGTTTCTGGTGTGCAG GTTGCAATATCAGCTTCTAACACAGGCGGTGCCTGGGATAATGCCAAGAAATATATAGAG GCTGGTTCAACTGATCATGCTAGAGCTTTGGGCCCAAAGGGGTCTGACGCACACAAAGCAGCAGTGATTGGTGACACGGTTGGTGATCCACTCAAGGATACTTCTGGTCCTTCTCTAAACATCTTGATCAAGCTCATGGCAGTTGAATCATTGGTGTTTGCACCATTCTTTGCTGCACATGGAGGATTGCTCTTTAAATATCTTTAG
- the LOC116248776 gene encoding pyrophosphate-energized vacuolar membrane proton pump-like isoform X2, with protein MFGEMGSALVGELFAYIFIPVIAVIGIVFALYQWFLVSRIRLSLDRQPSEGGIAEALLGHEEEEGVDASVVVTKCCEIQNAISIGATSFLFTQYKYLGVFMVVFGAIIFLFLGSVKGFSTQPEPCAYDEQKLCKPALANAVFSTIAFLLGALTSVFSGFLGMKIATYANARTTLEARKGVNRAFVVAFRSGSVMGFLLAANGLLVLFVAIYLFKLYYGDDWEGLYEAITGYGLGGSSMALFGRVGGGIYTKAADVGADLVGKVEKNIPEDDPRNPAVIADNVGDNVGDIAGMGSDLFGSYAESSCAALFVASISSFGVDHDFTAMSFPLLVSSMGILVCMITTLLTTQLFEIKTEKEIEPMLKRQLIISTVLMTIGIAIVCLIALPSTFELFDLGAKKTVKNWHLFFAVSIGLWMGLIIGYITEYFTSNAYRPVRDVADSCRTGAATNVIFGLALGYKSVIIPIFAIAVAIYVSFTLAAMYGVAMAALGMLSTIAIGLTIDAYGPISDNAGGIAEMAGMSREIRRRTDALDAAGNTTAAIGKGFAIGSAALVSLALFGAFVSRASLKTVDLLSAKVFIGLIVGAMLPYWFSSMTMKSVGSAALKMVEEVRRQFNTTPGLMEGHVKPDYANCVRISTDASLREMIPPGALVLLSPLIAGTFFGVETLSGLLAGALVSGVQVAISASNTGGAWDNAKKYIEAGSTDHARALGPKGSDAHKAAVIGDTVGDPLKDTSGPSLNILIKLMAVESLVFAPFFAAHGGLLFKYL; from the exons ATGTTTGGGGAAATGGGTTCTGCTCTAGTTGGCGAACTCTTTGCGTATATCTTCATTCCGGTGATTGCGGTTATCGGAATTGTGTTTGCTCTGTACCAATGGTTTCTGGTGTCCCGAATCAGGCTTTCTCTGGACCGCCAACCATCGGAAGGAGGGATTGCAGAGGCGTTGTTGGGACACGAAGAGGAAGAGGGTGTCGATGCCAGCGTGGTCGTGACTAAGTGCTGTGAGATTCAGAATGCCATTTCCATAG GAGCAACGTCCTTCTTGTTCACCCAATACAAGTATCTTGGTGTTTTCATGGTTGTTTTTGGCGCAATTATATTCTTGTTCCTCGGTTCAGTGAAAGGCTTTAGCACACAGCCAGAACCGTGTGCCTATGATGAACAGAAGCTGTGCAAACCTGCACTTGCAAATGCTGTATTCAGCACCATTGCGTTCCTTCTCGGGGCCTTAACCTCTGtattttctggttttcttgGCATGAAGATTGCAACATATGCAAATGCAAGGACTACACTAGAAGCAAGAAAGGGGGTTAACAGAGCTTTTGTTGTGGCCTTCAGGTCTGGTTCTGTCATGGGTTTCCTGCTTGCTGCCAATGGACTATTGGTACTCTTTGTTGCAATTTATCTGTTTAAATTGTACTACGGGGATGACTGGGAGGGCCTTTATGAAGCAATTACTGGCTATGGCCTTGGTGGTTCTTCAATGGCCCTATTTGGTAGAGTAGGTGGTGGGATATATACTAAAGCTGCAGATGTTGGTGCTGACCTTGTTGGCAAGGTGGAGAAAAATATTCCTGAAGATGATCCACGTAACCCAGCT GTTATTGCAGATAATGTTGGTGACAATGTTGGAGATATCGCAGGGATGGGTTCAGATCTGTTTGGCTCTTATGCGGAATCGTCTTGTGCTGCCCTTTTTGTTGCCTCAATATCATCATTTGGTGTTGACCATGACTTCACTGCTATGTCCTTTCCATTGCTTGTCAGTTCTATGGGTATCCTGGTTTGCATGATCACCACATTGCTTACCACACAGTTATTTGagataaaaactgaaaaagaaattgaaccTATGTTGAAGCGTCAGCTTATTATATCCACTGTGCTGATGACTATTGGCATTGCCATAGTTTGCCTTATTGCTCTGCCATCAACTTTTGAATTATTTGATCTTGGTGCCAAAAAGACTGTGAAGAACTG GCATCTGTTCTTTGCTGTTTCCATTGGATTATGGATGGGCTTAATTATCGGGTACATAACAGAGTACTTCACAAGCAATGCTTACAG GCCTGTCCGTGATGTGGCTGATTCATGCCGAACAGGAGCAGCAACAAATGTAATTTTTGGGCTGGCTCTTGGTTACAAATCAGTAATCATTCCAATTTTTGCAATTGCAGTTGCAATTTATGTTAGTTTCACTTTGGCTGCAATGTATGGAGTTGCCATGGCTGCTCTAGGGATGCTCAGCACAATTGCTATTGGGCTCACAATCGATGCATATGGTCCAATAAGTGACAATGCTGGTGGGATAGCAGAAATGGCTGGAATGAGCCGAGAAATCCGCCGTCGTACTGATGCACTTGATGCAGCTGGTAATACAACTGCTGCCATTGGGAAG GGTTTTGCTATTGGATCAGCTGCCCTTGTATCCCTTGCTCTATTTGGAGCTTTTGTGAGCCGAGCTAGCCTGAAAACAGTTGATCTGCTGTCTGCTAAGGTTTTCATTGGTTTAATTGTGGGTGCTATGCTTCCTTACTGGTTCTCATCCATGACGATGAAGAGTGTTGGGAGTGCTGCTTTAAAAATGGTTGAAGAAGTTCGCCGACAATTTAACACCACTCCAGGACTAATGGAAGGCCATGTAAAGCCTGATTATGCGAACTGTGTGAGAATTTCCACTGATGCTTCACTTAGAGAAATGATACCACCAGGTGCACTGGTTTTGCTATCACCATTGATTGCTGGCACTTTCTTTGGAGTTGAAACTCTGTCGGGCCTTTTGGCTGGTGCCCTTGTTTCTGGTGTGCAG GTTGCAATATCAGCTTCTAACACAGGCGGTGCCTGGGATAATGCCAAGAAATATATAGAG GCTGGTTCAACTGATCATGCTAGAGCTTTGGGCCCAAAGGGGTCTGACGCACACAAAGCAGCAGTGATTGGTGACACGGTTGGTGATCCACTCAAGGATACTTCTGGTCCTTCTCTAAACATCTTGATCAAGCTCATGGCAGTTGAATCATTGGTGTTTGCACCATTCTTTGCTGCACATGGAGGATTGCTCTTTAAATATCTTTAG
- the LOC116248776 gene encoding pyrophosphate-energized vacuolar membrane proton pump-like isoform X4, giving the protein MVVFGAIIFLFLGSVKGFSTQPEPCAYDEQKLCKPALANAVFSTIAFLLGALTSVFSGFLGMKIATYANARTTLEARKGVNRAFVVAFRSGSVMGFLLAANGLLVLFVAIYLFKLYYGDDWEGLYEAITGYGLGGSSMALFGRVGGGIYTKAADVGADLVGKVEKNIPEDDPRNPAVIADNVGDNVGDIAGMGSDLFGSYAESSCAALFVASISSFGVDHDFTAMSFPLLVSSMGILVCMITTLLTTQLFEIKTEKEIEPMLKRQLIISTVLMTIGIAIVCLIALPSTFELFDLGAKKTVKNWHLFFAVSIGLWMGLIIGYITEYFTSNAYRPVRDVADSCRTGAATNVIFGLALGYKSVIIPIFAIAVAIYVSFTLAAMYGVAMAALGMLSTIAIGLTIDAYGPISDNAGGIAEMAGMSREIRRRTDALDAAGNTTAAIGKGFAIGSAALVSLALFGAFVSRASLKTVDLLSAKVFIGLIVGAMLPYWFSSMTMKSVGSAALKMVEEVRRQFNTTPGLMEGHVKPDYANCVRISTDASLREMIPPGALVLLSPLIAGTFFGVETLSGLLAGALVSGVQVAISASNTGGAWDNAKKYIEAGSTDHARALGPKGSDAHKAAVIGDTVGDPLKDTSGPSLNILIKLMAVESLVFAPFFAAHGGLLFKYL; this is encoded by the exons ATGGTTGTTTTTGGCGCAATTATATTCTTGTTCCTCGGTTCAGTGAAAGGCTTTAGCACACAGCCAGAACCGTGTGCCTATGATGAACAGAAGCTGTGCAAACCTGCACTTGCAAATGCTGTATTCAGCACCATTGCGTTCCTTCTCGGGGCCTTAACCTCTGtattttctggttttcttgGCATGAAGATTGCAACATATGCAAATGCAAGGACTACACTAGAAGCAAGAAAGGGGGTTAACAGAGCTTTTGTTGTGGCCTTCAGGTCTGGTTCTGTCATGGGTTTCCTGCTTGCTGCCAATGGACTATTGGTACTCTTTGTTGCAATTTATCTGTTTAAATTGTACTACGGGGATGACTGGGAGGGCCTTTATGAAGCAATTACTGGCTATGGCCTTGGTGGTTCTTCAATGGCCCTATTTGGTAGAGTAGGTGGTGGGATATATACTAAAGCTGCAGATGTTGGTGCTGACCTTGTTGGCAAGGTGGAGAAAAATATTCCTGAAGATGATCCACGTAACCCAGCT GTTATTGCAGATAATGTTGGTGACAATGTTGGAGATATCGCAGGGATGGGTTCAGATCTGTTTGGCTCTTATGCGGAATCGTCTTGTGCTGCCCTTTTTGTTGCCTCAATATCATCATTTGGTGTTGACCATGACTTCACTGCTATGTCCTTTCCATTGCTTGTCAGTTCTATGGGTATCCTGGTTTGCATGATCACCACATTGCTTACCACACAGTTATTTGagataaaaactgaaaaagaaattgaaccTATGTTGAAGCGTCAGCTTATTATATCCACTGTGCTGATGACTATTGGCATTGCCATAGTTTGCCTTATTGCTCTGCCATCAACTTTTGAATTATTTGATCTTGGTGCCAAAAAGACTGTGAAGAACTG GCATCTGTTCTTTGCTGTTTCCATTGGATTATGGATGGGCTTAATTATCGGGTACATAACAGAGTACTTCACAAGCAATGCTTACAG GCCTGTCCGTGATGTGGCTGATTCATGCCGAACAGGAGCAGCAACAAATGTAATTTTTGGGCTGGCTCTTGGTTACAAATCAGTAATCATTCCAATTTTTGCAATTGCAGTTGCAATTTATGTTAGTTTCACTTTGGCTGCAATGTATGGAGTTGCCATGGCTGCTCTAGGGATGCTCAGCACAATTGCTATTGGGCTCACAATCGATGCATATGGTCCAATAAGTGACAATGCTGGTGGGATAGCAGAAATGGCTGGAATGAGCCGAGAAATCCGCCGTCGTACTGATGCACTTGATGCAGCTGGTAATACAACTGCTGCCATTGGGAAG GGTTTTGCTATTGGATCAGCTGCCCTTGTATCCCTTGCTCTATTTGGAGCTTTTGTGAGCCGAGCTAGCCTGAAAACAGTTGATCTGCTGTCTGCTAAGGTTTTCATTGGTTTAATTGTGGGTGCTATGCTTCCTTACTGGTTCTCATCCATGACGATGAAGAGTGTTGGGAGTGCTGCTTTAAAAATGGTTGAAGAAGTTCGCCGACAATTTAACACCACTCCAGGACTAATGGAAGGCCATGTAAAGCCTGATTATGCGAACTGTGTGAGAATTTCCACTGATGCTTCACTTAGAGAAATGATACCACCAGGTGCACTGGTTTTGCTATCACCATTGATTGCTGGCACTTTCTTTGGAGTTGAAACTCTGTCGGGCCTTTTGGCTGGTGCCCTTGTTTCTGGTGTGCAG GTTGCAATATCAGCTTCTAACACAGGCGGTGCCTGGGATAATGCCAAGAAATATATAGAG GCTGGTTCAACTGATCATGCTAGAGCTTTGGGCCCAAAGGGGTCTGACGCACACAAAGCAGCAGTGATTGGTGACACGGTTGGTGATCCACTCAAGGATACTTCTGGTCCTTCTCTAAACATCTTGATCAAGCTCATGGCAGTTGAATCATTGGTGTTTGCACCATTCTTTGCTGCACATGGAGGATTGCTCTTTAAATATCTTTAG
- the LOC116249004 gene encoding putative pentatricopeptide repeat-containing protein At1g10330: protein MLDAYCKNGKMASARQLIVEMPWRDVVSWTTMVNGCAKNGRCREAFDFFKSMVDVGLSPHEATLVSVISACGGLGAANEGKSLHGYVIRRSIMITPFLGTSLIDMYGKCGLLKSAIIVFGSMQVKQLCTWNAMISTFAAHDCGNEAMSTYNDMLKAGLKPNGITFLGVLTACARAGCVELGIKYFDSMHTEFNISPWTEHYSCMVNLLGAAGLLQEASEFIRRMPVDVEGSVWGALLGACRLHGELGLGESAGQRLLGLEPERCGAYVVLPNIYSGCGR, encoded by the coding sequence ATGCTCGACGCATACTGCAAAAATGGGAAGATGGCTTCTGCACGCCAACTGATTGTTGAAATGCCTTGGCGGGATGTCGTCTCTTGGACCACTATGGTCAATGGTTGCGCCAAGAACGGGCGCTGTAGAGAAGCATTTGATTTCTTTAAGTCTATGGTGGATGTGGGTTTATCGCCTCATGAAGCCACTCTGGTTAGTGTTATTTCTGCCTGTGGAGGTCTAGGGGCTGCTAATGAAGGGAAATCTCTCCATGGTTATGTGATTAGAAGAAGCATTATGATTACTCCATTTCTTGGTACATCACTAATCGACATGTATGGAAAATGTGGTTTGCTAAAGTCTGCCATTATAGTATTTGGGAGTATGCAAGTGAAGCAGTTGTGCACTTGGAATGCCATGATCTCGACGTTTGCAGCACATGACTGTGGCAATGAGGCCATGTCCACTTACAATGATATGCTGAAGGCTGGTCTGAAACCAAATGGGATCACCTTTCTTGGAGTACTCACAGCATGTGCACGAGCTGGTTGTGTTGAATTAGGCATCAAATATTTTGATTCTATGCATACGGAATTCAACATTTCACCGTGGACTGAGCATTATAGCTGCATGGTTAATCTTCTCGGTGCAGCAGGTCTCTTACAGGAGGCTAGCGAGTTTATAAGGAGGATGCCAGTGGATGTTGAGGGATCAGTCTGGGGTGCCTTGTTGGGGGCTTGCAGGCTGCATGGGGAGTTAGGTTTAGGTGAGTCCGCAGGCCAGAGGCTTCTTGGTTTAGAGCCAGAGAGGTGTGGAGCTTATGTTGTATTGCCAAATATCTATTCTGGTTGTGGTAGGTAG
- the LOC116249113 gene encoding pescadillo homolog isoform X1, whose amino-acid sequence MATAPSCGHGSLSYPTKETTDEGWSRTLFKNLMFFLSHGVPKDSLLFIITAFGGVVSWEGEASPFSKADESIMLQIAEEQPQSNMFPSRRYVRLTWVYDSILLQISPLSSSHQTTTLVRRGKMRKLLLMKRRESSKKLAKEKALLEK is encoded by the exons ATGGCAACTGCTCCTAGCTGTGGACATGGATCCTTATCATATCCCACAAAGGAAACCACGGATGAGGGTTGGAGTAGAACATTATTCAAGAATCTGATGTTTTTCCTAAGTCATGGC GTACCTAAAGATTCCTTGCTTTTCATAATTACCGCTTTTGGTGGTGTCGTTTCATGGGAAGGTGAAGCATCTCCTTTTAGCAAAGCTGATGAAAGTATCATGCTTCAG ATAGCTGAAGAACAACCCCAGTCCAACATGTTCCCTTCTAGAAGATACGTTCGACTGACGTGGGTGTATGACAGTATATTGCTTCAaatttctcctctttcttcttctcaccAAACTACAAC TTTGGTGAGGAGAGGAAAGATGAGAAAGCTGCTCTTGATGAAGAGGAGAGAAAGTTCAAAGAAATTGGCAAAGGAGAAGGCTCTTCTTGAAAAATAG
- the LOC116249113 gene encoding pescadillo homolog isoform X2: MAWVPKDSLLFIITAFGGVVSWEGEASPFSKADESIMLQIAEEQPQSNMFPSRRYVRLTWVYDSILLQISPLSSSHQTTTLVRRGKMRKLLLMKRRESSKKLAKEKALLEK, from the exons ATGGCGTGG GTACCTAAAGATTCCTTGCTTTTCATAATTACCGCTTTTGGTGGTGTCGTTTCATGGGAAGGTGAAGCATCTCCTTTTAGCAAAGCTGATGAAAGTATCATGCTTCAG ATAGCTGAAGAACAACCCCAGTCCAACATGTTCCCTTCTAGAAGATACGTTCGACTGACGTGGGTGTATGACAGTATATTGCTTCAaatttctcctctttcttcttctcaccAAACTACAAC TTTGGTGAGGAGAGGAAAGATGAGAAAGCTGCTCTTGATGAAGAGGAGAGAAAGTTCAAAGAAATTGGCAAAGGAGAAGGCTCTTCTTGAAAAATAG